In Acidobacteriota bacterium, the genomic stretch GAACGGGCTGCCGCTCTCCGCGATGCTCAAGGACGACGAGCGGTGCATCCGGTGCGGCCTGTGCGCCATCCGCTGTCCCACGGATGCCATGACGATGGAGCGATTCACGATCACGGAGCGCCTGGCGCCGGCCGTGATGACCGTTGTGTCGAGAGGCGAAGGCCATGTCTGATACCGATCCAAACAGCCCGTCACCCACGGCGCCGGAAACGGACAGCCGCGATGCCAGACCCGATCGGCGGGATTTCCTGCTGAGGCTCGGGATTGGCGCCGGGGTCGTCGCCGTCGGCGCGCAGGGCGCGGCGTCACTGCGGGCGCTCGTGCCCAACGTCTCCTACGACGCGCCGACGACCGTCAAGCTTGGCGCGGCGCGGGAGTTTCCCGACGGCCTCAAGTTCCTGCCCGATCAGCGGCTGTACGTGTTTCGCGAAGGGAACACGTACCACGCGATCTCGGCCGTCTGCACGCACCTCGGGTGCACGGTGCGCGCCGAGGCGCTCTCGCAGCCGGAAACGCGCGAGG encodes the following:
- a CDS encoding Rieske 2Fe-2S domain-containing protein, with amino-acid sequence MSDTDPNSPSPTAPETDSRDARPDRRDFLLRLGIGAGVVAVGAQGAASLRALVPNVSYDAPTTVKLGAAREFPDGLKFLPDQRLYVFREGNTYHAISAVCTHLGCTVRAEALSQPETREVGGSALRLTHRFACPCHGSTYSGDGVNSSGPAPRPLAWYRLSVAPDDGQLVVDLADEVDRDFRLTLA